CCGCTGCAGATCGAGCAATGGCGCCGCACGCCGGAAAACGCCGAGATGCTCGGCGACCAGATCGACACCAAGGGCCACCGGCTGATCTTCCCCAATCTGTGGGTGCCCTCCAGCACGAGCCAGATTTGCCTGCGCCTGCCGAAAGGGCCGGACGTCTGCGAGATCTGGTGGTTCACCATCGAGCCGGAAGAATTCACCGAGGCGCAGAGCGAAGCGGTGCGGATGCGCGCCATCCACCACTTCGGCGCGGCCGGCCTCCTCGAGCAGGAAGACGGCGAGAACTGGGACCAGTCGACGCGCGCCATGAAGGGCGTCGTCGCCCGGCGCTACCCGCTGAACTTCAGCATGAACCTGGGCCTGGGCGAGGTGCAGGGCTCCGACCTGGGTCTGACCTACGTCGACACCCACGTCAGCGAGCACAATCAGCTGTGGACCTACCGCGCCTGGGCCGACTGGATGGACGCCGAAAGCTGGGCGGCGCTCAAGGCCGACCACGCCATGCCGCCCGAAGCCGGCGGCCGGATCTAGGTCGACCGCGTCTACTGCGGGTTCTGCGGCAGGCCGTCGGCGATCTCATAGTAATCGCCCTTGTCGGCGGTGAAGATGTGAGCCTTCAGCGCGACGCCCGTGGAGCCGTCGAAGGCGCCCATGGCGATGGCGATCCAGTCGCGCTCCACCGGATCCCAGAACAGGGTTGAGCCGCAGGACGAACAGAACCCGCGTCGCACCTTCGCCGACGACTGGTACCAGGTCACATGCGCCTCGCCGCGCACCGAAAGCGACGCCTTCGACGCGTCGGTCGAGGCGAAGACGTGGCCCGATTGTTTGCGGCACGCCGTGCAATGGCAGGCGTCCGGCGGGGCGAGCTGACCCTCGACCTTGAACGTGACCTTGCCGCAGAGGCATGAACCCTGGCGCATCTGATCCCTTCCGCCGGCTACTTCATCCGGGCGAGATCGGCTTCCGCCGCGATGAATCCGAACGCGCCCCATTCTGACCCGGCGACGACGCGGCGGAAGATCTCCGTCGCCTTCGCCGTGTCGCCTTTGACGAGGTAGAAATTGCCGACCCCATAGCCCTGGGTGGCGATCTGCACGGGATCGGTCTCGTCGGCCGCCAACACCTGCTCGGGCTTCAACAGGCCCTTGTACATCAGAAGTCTCTGATAATACGAGATATTATCCTTAATCGCCATGCCCGGGACAATCGGCTTCAAGAACGCCTTGGCCTCAGTATCCCGACCTAGCCGACGCAGCGTCATGTAGGTCCAGTCGCTGATCGCCACGAGGGACTCTTCGTCGCTGCGATACTTCATGCACTCGCGGTAGGCGCTCAGAGCCTGCTCGAAGTCGCCCTTCAGGAAGTAGGCCAGGCCCATGTGGTAGTAGATGTTGAACTTCAGCGTTCCCGAGCGCGTCGCCGACGCGCTGCCCACAGCTTCCTCCTCGTCCGGCCGGTTCGCCATCAGGGCGGCGGCGCGTTGGAAATCGGCGATCGCCTTGTCGAACTGCCGCGTGCTCACATATCGGTGGCCGCGGTGGCGCAGGAACCGCGCGTCGTCAGGGAATTTCTCAGCACCGCGTGAGAAGACGACGATTGCGTCCTGGAAGCGCGCCATATAGCCCAGCCGCCGGCCGAGCCAGAGGATGCGCTGCGCGTCATCCGGCGCGCGGATGAAATCGAGGGTCGTGGCCGCCAGGTTCGCGTCCAGCACCGCCTTGGCGGCCGGCGAGGTTGGCGGGGGAAAGAATTCGCGGCCATCCAGGCCGACCGCCTCCGGAGTTTTCACTGCCGGCCGCATCGCCGCAGGCAGATCGGGGACTGACTGCGCCGCCGCCACGATCGGGCCCAGCGCCGCGCCCATTGTCACAATGCCCAGCAAAATCAGTCGCATGCCCGCCCTTCCAGTCTTATTGTTGAGCCATCTGAGCCTGAAAGGCGCCTGGGCTCAAGCGATTGTCAGGCGTCTATGAGCATGCCGGCGCGCCCGCGACGTGTTAGCCAGCCCCATGGCGGCGGGCTGGATGATCGGGGTGATGGTGCGGCCGGCGGGCGAGCCCAGGCACCTGCGCCATTTCTTCGCCGTAGGTCACGACGAACGCGCCAAGGCCGAGTGGACGGCGATCGACAAGGCGATGCTCCTGGGCGAGGTCGCCGAAAGCCCCATCGGCGGGCTGGAGCCCGTGCACATGATCTCCGAGCTTACGCCCGCCAACGCCGCCAGCCTGGCGCTCAAGCCCGCCGAGGTCCGCTCGCTCGGCTGGAAATGGCCTCGCCGCTGGCTGTCGCTCTAACGCCCCAACAACCGTCGACAGACCTCCCGCCTTGCCCGAGAACGGGCGTCAACCTCGCCCTGGGACCCCGCCGATGCTCGCCTGGCTCTATGAGACCCTGGGTCCCAACTTCGGACCGTTGCGGCTCTTCAATTCGTTCTTCTTCCTGGCGGCCACGGGCTTCTCAGTCTGCGCCCTGGCGACCTGGATCGTCTTGCCCAGAGTCTGGGGGCGGCTGCCGACGGACCGGGGCCGGGCCTTCGCCATCGACGCCGCCAAGAGCGTGGGCAAGCCGGTGAGCGCCGGCCTGGTCTTCATCAGCCTGTTCTGTGTGGCCGCCCTGGTCTTCATGCCCTTTGACGCTCGTGCGCTCCTCACCCTGCCTTTCGTGCTGGCTGCGATGGCGGTGGGTTATCTCGACGACCGTCGCGGCGGCGGCTTCAGCGAATATCTCCTGGCGGTCCTCGACCTCGTCATCGCGCTGGGCGCGGCCCTGGTGATCTATGGCTGGCAACCGACCACCATCTGGCTGCCGGGCTGGTCGCAGGTCATCGTGCTCGCCCCTTGGCTCGCCACCTTGGTGGCCACCGGCGTGATCTGGCTGGCGATCAACGCCACCAATTGCTCCGACGGGGTCGACGGAGTCTCCGGCAGCCTGAGCGCCACGGCCATCATGCTTTTGGGCGGCCTGCTCTATGCCGTGCTCGGCAATGAGCAGGTGGCGATCTACCTGCGCATCCCCTTCGTGGCCGATGGCCCGGACTGGGCGGTCATGGCCTTCCTGATGGTCGGCGCGATCGCCGGCTACCTCTGGTACAACGCCCCGCCTAGCCAGGTGCTGATGGGCGACGCCGGCTCGCGGCCGATCGGCCTGATGATCGGCATGCTGGTGGTCGCCACCCATAACCCGCTGTTCCTGGTGCTGGTCGGATCGATGCTGCTGTTGAATGGCGCGACCGGCCTGGTGAAGGTCGCCCTGATGCGTTTCTTCCGGTTGAGGGTGCTGGCCGGGGTGCGTTTTCCCCTGCACGATCATTGCCGCAAGGCGCTCGGCTGGTCGAACAGCCAGGTGTTGGTGCGCTTCATGCTGGTCCACCTGGGGCTCTCGGCCCTGCTGGTGGTGCTGGCGTTGAAGGTTCGCTAGATGGCCAAAGGGGCCGCCAAGGGGCCGACCGTCGCCAGCCTGAAGAAGGTGACGCCGGAGAACCTCGCGAGCCTGGGGGTCGAGCGCCTCGCCGAGCTCCTGGTGAGCGTCGCCGAGACCCGACCCGATCTGAAGCGCCGTCTGCGGATGGAGCTGGCCGCCAACCAGGGTCCTGAGCATCTCGCCGCGGAGATCGACAAGCGCCTGGGCTCGCTGCAGACCAGCCGCGGCCACGTCGTCTGGCGGCAGAAGCCGGCCTTCGTGCGCGACCTCGATGCGCTGCGCCGGCTGATCGCCGAGCGATTGACCGAGCTCGATCCCGCCGCGGCGCTCGATCGCCTGTGGCTGTTTTTGCAGACCGCCCAGCCGGTGGCCCGCCGCTTCCGTGACCGTGACCGTGACGGGGCGGTGGCGGCGGCCTATGTGCGCGCGGCCGCCGATCTTGGCCGCTTGCTGGCCGATCAAGACCCGCATCTGGCGGCCAACGCCCTGATCGACGCCGTTGCAGCCGATCCGGAGCCCTGGGCTGTCTGGGCGCCTGAAACCCTACGGGAAAGTTCGGCCGCCATGGCCGCCGTCGCCCTGAAGGCGGCCCGGGGGCGGCTGGGCGGCGCAGCGCCATCCCTCGCGGTCGTGCGCGCGCTGGCGCAGGCCGCGGGCGACCTCGACGCCCTGCGTGGCTCCTGGAGCCTGCAGGCGCTCGCCAATCCGTCGGTCGCCGCCGCCCTGGCCCCGCAGTTCCTGGCGGCGGGCCGCGTGGGCGAGGCCGGCGAGATTCTGCGCGCCGCCGCGCCACAGCCGACAGGCCCAAGCGGCCGCCTGCCGCCGCCGGACTTCGCATGGGAAAGCGCCTGGATCGACTATCTGGACCAGGCTGGCGAGACCGCGGCGGCGCAGGACGTCCGTTGGGCCTCCTTCGAACGCACCCTCGATGTCGACCGCGCTCGGTCCTTCACCACCAGGCTGGCCGACTTCGACGACGTCGAGGCGGAAGGCCGCGCCTTCGCCTACGCCGCAGCCCATACCGATTTCGAGCGGGGCCTCGGCTTTCTCATGGCGTGGCCGGCGCTGGCGGAGGCGGCCCGCATGATCGCGGCGCGTCCCGATGATCTCGACATCGACCCGGCGCAGGCCGAGCTCTGGGCCGCGCAACTGCGCCGCCGTTTCCCCGCCGCCGCCCACCGCCTGCTGCGCGCCGCGGCCGCGGCCGCGTTCCGGCGCCGGGAGTTCAAGCTATGCGACCGTCTGACGGAAGAGGCGGATACGATCATCCTGTAGCGGCCGCGCCGTCCCCCTAGTAGGCGATCGCGCCGCGCAGCCCGCCGCTGGCCAGGATGGATTCGCCGTTGACCGCCGTGCTCAACGGCGAGGCGAGCATGGTGACGACGTAGGCTACCTCTTCGGCCGTGGGCATGCGGCCGATGTTGTTCAGCCGCGCGCCGTCGCCGGCTTCCGGCTCCCGTTCCTCGGTCACGGTCGGGCCGGGATGGACGACGTTCACGGTCACGCCGCTGGCGCCCAGTTCATCCGCCAGGTTGCCCGTCAGCCCGGTGATCGCGGCGTTGCGGATCGTGGCGGGATAGCTGCCCGCGCTGCGCGTCGAGGCGCCGCCGATATTGATGATGCGGCCCCAGCCGGCCCCGACCATCAGGGGCGCGACGGCCTGGGCCATGCGCATGTAGCCAAGAAGCTTGATGTTCAGATTGGCGGCGAGGCCGGCCATGGACGCGCCGCCGATCCCGGGGCCGCCCGGCGTCCACGCCGCTGCGCAGTTGACGAGGATATCGACCCCGCCCATCAGGGAGACGGCTTGGCCGACCAGCGCGCTCACCGACCCATCCTCGCCGACATCGGCGACCACCGCATGGACTGGCCCGCCGCCGCGCTGACTGAGCTCGGCCGCTGCGGCGTCCAGCGGCGGCTGCTGGCGACCGACGATGACGACGCTGCAACCCTCCTCGGCCAGCAGGCGAGCGACGACCTTGCCGATCCCGCGGCTCGCGCCGGTGACGATCGCCCGCTTTCCGTTCAGTTTCAGATCCACCGCTGTCTCCCGATTCGACGCCAGGCGCGTGTAGCACGCCCCGCCGATGTTGCGTCCCCCGCCTCAAATCGACATCCTGGCCGGCGCCCGGAGGCCACATGAAGACCGAAAGTCAGGATCAATCCGACAGGTCGCCCGCACGCGGGTCGCAAGGCCTTCGTGGCCGCTTGATCCTGACCCCGGCCTGACGCGTTCAGCGATGATGGACCACGCCGCGCCTTGCCCTTGACGCCGTTCGACCCAAAGGCGGCCGATGCCGGCCGAGCCCTGACAGCGCTCCAGCAGATGCCGGGGTTCGTCGCGGTCCTGGCTGGGCCTGACCACCGGTTCGAGTATGTCAACGACGCCTACCTCGCTTTGACGGGTGACCGCGACCTTATCGGCCGACCGGTCCGCGAAGTCTTCCCTGAGCTGGAGGGCCAGGGCTATTTCGACCTGCTCGATCAGGTTTTCCAGACGGGCCAACCCTTCAACGCCCTGGCCAGGCCGGTCCGCATGGGGTCCCACGTCGCTCCACGCCATGTCGATTTCCTGTACCAGGCGCTGCGCGACTCCGCCGGCGCGGTGACCGGCGTCTTTGTCGGGGGCTATGATGTGACGGCCGCCGTGCAGGCGCAGCAGCGCCTGGCCGCCCTGGCCGAGCTGAGCGACATCCTGCGCGAGCTCGACGATCCCGCCGCCCTGCCCCACGCGGTCTGCGAGATCCTGGGCCGGAATCTAGGCGTCGACCGAGTCGGCTATGGCGTCATCGACGATGAGGCGGAGACGCTGCACGTTGACCGGGATTGGACGGCGCCGGGCGTCGACTCCCTCGCTGGCGTCACGCGGCTGCGCGACTATGGCTCGTTCATCGAAAGTCTGCGGCGCAACGAGTTCATCGCCATCTGCGACGTGCGTGAGGACCCGCGCACCGCCGCCTCGGCCGCAGCGCTGGAGGGGCGGAGCGCGCGATCCTTCGTGAATGTGCCGGTGGTGGAGCGCGGCCGGTTGGTGGCGGTGCTGTTTGTCAATCATGGCACGGTCCGCGATTGGGGCGCCGACGAGCTGTCACTGATCCGCGACGTGGCGGAGCGGACCTTCGCCGCCGTCGAGCGCTATCGAAGCAGCGCCGCTCTGCGCGCGAGCGAGACCCGCTATCGCACCCTCTTCGAGGCGGTGGATGTCGGCTTCTGCGTCGTCGAAATGAAGTTCGATGAGACCGGCTCGCCGATCGACTATCGACTGGTCGAAATCAACCCCGCCTTTGAGCGGCAGACAGGCCTCCACGGCGCGGCGGGCGGTTGGGTCAGCGAGGTTGCGCCAGGCCTCGAACGGCATTGGTTTGAGACCTACGGCCGGGTGGCGCGCACGGGCGAGGCCGTGCGGTTCGAGAACCAGGCGATTCCCTTCGGGCGCTGGTACGACGTCCACGCCTTCCCTGCGGGAGAGCCCGGGCAGAACCGCGTCGCCATCCTCTTCAACGACATTACCGAGCGGCGGGCGGCGGAAACCGCGATGCTCAATCTGAACGCCCAGTTGGAGACCCGCGCGGCCGAACGGTTGGCCGAGCGAGACCAGCTTTGGGCGCTGTCGCAGGACATGCTGGCGCGGGCGGATTTCACCGGCATGATGATATCGGTCAATCCGGCCTGGTCGCACGTGCTGGGGTGGAGCGAGCAGGAATTGCTGTCGCGCGGCTACGCCACCTTCATGCATCCGGAGGACGAGGGCCCGACCCTGGACGCTCTGGCGCGCATGGGCGCGAGCGGTCAGCCGACGCGCTTCGAGAACCGCATCGCCACCGCTGACGGCGGCTGGCGCTGGATCGAGTGGGTGGTGACGCCGGAGAGCGACGGGGTCAACTTCATCGCCAACGGACGCGACATCAGCGAGGCCAAGGCGCGCGAGGCGCAGCTCACCGCCGCGCGGGCCGCGCTCCGCGAATCCCAGAAGATGGAGGCGATGGGCCAGCTCACCGGTGGTGTGGCCCACGACTTCAACAATCTGCTGACCCCGATCATTGGCTCGCTGGACATGCTTCAGCGCCACAGCGTCGGCGGCGCCCGAGAGCAAAGGCTGATCGGCGGCGCTCTGCAGTCGGCGGAACGCGCCAAGACCTTGGTCCAGCGCCTCCTGGCCTTCGCCCGTCGTCAGCCGTTGCAGCCGACCGCCGTCGATGTCGGCGCGCTGGTGCGCGGCATGAGTGATCTGATCGTCAGCACCTCTGGCCCGAACGTGCAGGTGAGGGCCGACATTCACCCGGTGCTGCCCGCGGCCAAGGCCGACCCCAACCAGCTCGAAATGGCCGTGCTGAACCTGGCGGTGAATGCGCGCGACGCCATGCCAACAGGCGGCGTCCTGACCATCTCGGCCGATGAGCCCGGCCAATTGGCGGCGCGGCCGGAGAGCCTCGCGCCAGGTCGCTTCCTTCGCCTCTGCATCGCTGACACCGGCGTGGGGATGGATCAGGAAACGCTGCGCCGCGCCACCGAGCCATTCTTCTCGACCAAGGGCGTGGGCAAGGGCACTGGGCTTGGGCTGTCGATGGTCCACGGCCTGGCCTCGCAGCTTGGCGGCGTGCTCGCCATCGCCAGCGCGCCGCAGGCGGGCACGCGCGTCGAGCTTTGGTTGCCGGTGGCGGATGAGGCCCCGGCCCCGGCGGAAGTCGCGCCAGACATCGGCGAAGGGATCTGGGCGGGCCGCGTGCTTCTTGTGGATGATGAGGAGGTGGTGCGCGCGAGCACCGCCGACATGCTGATCGACCTGGGCTATCAGGTGGTGGAAGCCGCCTCCGCCGAGGAAGCGCTGGCCATGATGGAGCGCGGTCAGGCTTTCGATCTGGTGCTGACCGACCATCTGATGCCGGGCCTGTCGGGCGCCGATCTTGCCATCCAGGTTCGCGCGAGGTGGCCAGGCAGAATCGTCCTGTTGATCTCCGGCTTCGCCGAGGCGGAAAGTCTCTCCGCCGACCTGCCGATCCTCACCAAGCCGTTCCGCCAGTCTGAACTGGCGCGTACGTTGCACGAACTCTCCACGGTCGGCCGGCGGGCATGATCACGGTCTTCGGCGAAGGTCGCGGCTTTCGGGTGGTCTGGCTCCTGGAGGAGCTGGGCCTGGCCTATCGCCTCAGGCCTGTGGACCTCCTGGCGGGCGTCAAGGACGACGCTGAGTTTCTGGCCATCAATCCGGCGGGTTTCATCCCGGCGATCCAGGACGGCGAGGTCGTCATGGTCGAGTCGATCGCCATCATGGAATACCTGTTGGCGCGCTACGGCGCGGCGACGACACTGGCGCCCGCGCCAAAGGATCGCGACTTCCCCGCGTACCAGCAATTCCTCCACCTTGGCGAAGCGGGCCTCGCCGCCTCGATCTATTTCGTCAACGGCGCTCGCAACATCGCGCCCGAGGCCGAACGGGATAACTGGAGCGCGCGCCAGGCGCTCTACGTATTTCGGACCCGTCTCACCCTGGTGACGGCCCGGCTCGCTAACGCCCCCTACATGGCGGGTGAAATCTTCACCGCTGCGGACATCTCGGTGACCTACGCTTTGCAACTGGCGCAGCGCACGGTCGGCTACCCCCTGGGCGAGGTCGAGCTGGCCTATATCGCCCGCACCAGCGCCCGCCCGGGCTACCAGCAGGCGATGGCGACTTGCCACGCCACGCGCGGGTGGGTCGAAGGCCTGGCGGCTTCCTGAGGATTTCATGCGCATCGCCGCGGCTCAGACGCCGGAATTTCGTGAAGATACGCCGGCGGCGATGGCTTATCTGGCGCAAGTGATGGGCCAGGCCCACAACCAGGGGGTATCGCTTCTGTGTTTCCCTGAGGGCTTCCTGCAAGGTTACCTGACCGATACGGAGATTGCGCGGCGTAACGCGCTCGATCTGGGTTCGCCTCAATTCGTCGATCTTCTGAGCCAGTTGCCGGATCCCGCGCCGATGACCGTCGTCGGCATGATCGAGGCCGATGGGGCGGATCTTTACAACACCGCGGTGGTCATTTTTGGCCGGTGCGTGGTCGGACGTTACCGCAAGCAACGGCTGCTGCGCAGCGAGCGCTGCTTTCGCGCGGGCGAGGAGACGCCGATCTTCGAGATCGGCGGGCTGCGGTTTGGGATCAACATCTGCTCTGACACCAACTTCGCCGAGTTGGCGCTCGCTGTGGCGCAGAAGGGCGCGTCGCTGCTCGTCTGTCCCGCCAATAATATGCTGCCGCATGAGGCGGCCGTGACGTGGAGGGATCGGCACAATGAGGTGCGTGGCGAGCGATGCTGCGAAACCGGTCTCTGGTTGATGTCCGCCGATGTCACTGGCGCGCGCGATGACCAGGTTGCGTGGGGCCCGACCGCCGTCCTGGATCCGAACGGTGAGGTGGTCGCTCAGCTGCCGCTCGAGGCGCCCGGCCTGCTCGTCTTCGACCTGCCGACGCCCGCCCCCTCGGTGGACGAGCCGCTGGCCACCGCTAGTCTTTGAGTCTTCCCGGCGGAGAAAGAACTATGGCGAAGCTCGTTTACGCATTGAACCAATCTCTCGACGGCTATGTCGACCATGAGGCCTTCGCGCCCGACGCGGAACTCTTCCAGCATTTCATCGAAGACCAGCGATGTGTGTCCGCCGTGGTCTATGGCCGCAAGATGTATGAGATCATGCGCTACTGGGACGAGGATCAGGAAGGTTGGGAACAGGCCGAGCGAGACTACGCGGCGGCCTGGCGCGCTCAGCGCAAATGGGTCGTCTCACGCACCCTGACCTCGGTTGGGCCCAACGCCACCCTCGGCGAGGGCGACCTCAAGGCCTCGATGCTGAAGCTGAAGGCCGAGACCGACGGCGAGATCGAAGTCGCCGGTCCAGGTCTGGCGGGCAGCCTTACTGAGCTCGATCTCATCGACGAGTACCGGCTCTACATCCACCCGGTCGTGCTGGGCGGGGGCGCGCCGTTCTTCACCGGCCCGCGCCCGCCGCTGCGGCTTGTGGCCAGCGAGGTGATCGGCAAGGTGATCAGGCTGACCTACGTCCCGGCGTGACGCGTGGCCCACCCTAGGCCGAGATGTCCCAATGGATGGCCTTGTGGGGCGGTCGCCGGCGCAGCATAAATTCCGACCTGCTCGGATAGACAGCGGGGAAGCTGCGCATGAAAGTCGCCCATAACTTCGACTTCAAGGGTTATGTCGACGTCGACAACGGCGTCGTCGACCGCACCATCTTTTCCGATCAGTCCATCTACGAGACGGAACTGGAGCGTATCTTCGCGCGGTCGTGGAATTTCATGTGCCACGAGAGCCAGATCCCGAAGCCGGGAGACTTCTTCCTATCGTTCATCGGCGAAGAGAGCGTCATCGCCACGCGGGACAAGAAGGGCCAATTGCAGGTCCTGCTGAACAGCTGCCGGCACCGCGGCAACGCGGTCTGCCGGGCTGAGCAGGGCAACGCCCGCTCGTTCCTCTGCACCTACCACGGCTGGACCTACGGCCTGGACGGATCGCTGATCGGCGTCCCCGGCTACAAGGATTTCTACCACGAGCAGCTCGACAAGAGCCAATGGGGCCTGGTGAAGGCCGGCAAGGTCGCCAGCTACAAGGGCTTCGTCTTCGCCACCATGGATCCGGAAGCCCCGGACCTGGAAGAATTCCTCGGGCCGGTCGGCCGGATGGGCATGGATATTCTGACGACACGCGGCGACATCATGATCGTCGAGGGCGTTCAGAAGAACCTCATCCACTGCAATTGGAAACTGGCGGTGGATAACCTGTTCGACTACTACCACGTGGGCATCAGCCACGCCTCGGCGATGATGTCGAACTTCAGTCGCGTCGATGAAAAGAAGGTCGTGGCGCCGCTGGATCCGATGAACCACAAGGTGATCCTGGGCGACTACGGCCATGCCCTGGGCGGCCACCGCCTGCGGCCGGACCAACTGGCCCTGATGCAGCCCGACCCCAATATCGAAGCCTCGATGCACGACCACAGCTGGCGCAACCGCCCGGGCGTCGCAGAAGCCTTGGGGCCGGTGGCCATCGAATTCCGCGGCCATCCGAACGTCTTCCCAAATCTGTGGATCAGCGGCGGCCAGCTGTGCCTGCGCCTGCCCCGCGGACCGTTCTCGACCGAGATCTGGTGGTTCACCTTCATGGACACCAGCCTGTCGGACGAGGGCCGCGCCAAGCGCGTCCAGTCGGCCAACCACGTCTTCGGCCCGGCCGGCATGCTCGAGCAGGAAGACGGCGAGAATTGGGACCAGTCGACGCGGGCCATGCGCGGCCCGATCGCCCGGCGCTATCCGCTGAACTTCCAGATGGGCCTGGGCCACGGCGAGATCAAACGCGCCGGCGACGTCTCCTACATCGACACGCCGATCAATGAACACGCCCAGCTCTGGCTCTATCGCGCCTGGGCCGACTGGATGTCCGCCGCCAGTTGGGCCGACCTGAAGCGCGACGCGACGCGGCCGCCTGTGGACGGCGTGGTCTGACGCGACTAGGCGGCTTTGAACCCTTCCCAGTTCAGCATGGCCGCCAGCTTTCTGTTTTCCTCGGCCGTCAAGGCGTCGCGCAGGCGCGGGAAGATTTCGTCTTCTTCCTCGTGGATGTGGTGGTCGACCTCGTGGCTGAACGCCTCAGCCGTCGGCAGCCAATCCGCGTCGTCCGCCGGCATCCGGCGAAGGGCGTAGATGGCGCGCTTTACGCCGACATGGTCGTCCGACAACCGCTTGGCCTCGGTCGGCTGCACAGCGAACAGCGCCGGATAGATCGTGTTCTCTTCCTCGACGCCGTGCTTGGTCAGGGCGTAGGCGATCTTGGCCAGCAGCAGCTTGCGCCTGCGCACATCGTCGCTGTCAGTCAGCAGCAGGGCCTGGAAGGCGTGCTGAACGATGCGATGTTCGGCGGTCAGGCCGGCGATCCAGTCCTGCGCCGCGAGGCTGGGCGCCTGCATCAGGGCTTTGCGCGCGGGTGGCAAAAGCAGTCCGAGCGCAAGTCCCGTCGCGGCGGCGAGTGCAAGCGTCGACGTCGATCTGGTCGTCATGGGAAAGCCTCCGTCAGGAACTGTCCCAAAGCCGCTCGGCGCAGAGGGGTTCCGTCGCCTGGTGATGTCAGCGCAGCTGGCTGTCCTTGCTGCCTCGGCGGTTGATGCCGACCAGGACGATCCGGCTGTCGCGGCCGGACTGACACCCGACGCAGGTGCGCGCGCCGGGCAGGGCCAGGCGGCGCGCCGCCGGAATCTCTTCGCCGCATTCGACGCAGTGCTCTGAGCCCTCGCCTGTCGGCAGGCGGGCGCGCGCTGTCAGCACGCCATCGGTGATGGTGTCCTCGATCTGCTCCAGAACCGCGCCCTCGTGGGCCCAACCCGTCGCCATGTCGCCTCCCGTGCTCGTGCGCTAAGCGCAAAGATAGGGCCGCGTGGGGCGATCCAAGCGGGACCGCATCCCGCTGGCTCAGCGGCGCGCAAGGGTTTGACTCCGGCCGGCCAAAGACCCACCTATTCAACAGGATGATCGACGACCTCTATTCGGCCAAGCTGCTCAAGCTCGCGGCCAACATGCCGCGGGCCGGACGGCTGGCTGCGCCCGACGCCAGCGCGGAAAAGGTCTCCAAGCTGTGCGGCAGCCGGATCATCGTCGATGTGGCGGTTGACGGCGACCGCGTCGCCGACTTCGCCCAGGACGTGAAGGCCTGCGCGCTCGGCCAGGCCTCGGCCGCGGTGCTGGGCGCCAACGTCATCGGCGCCAGCCTGCAGGAGCTCGACGTGGCGCGCGAGCAGTTCCGTGCTATGTTGAAGGCGGGCGGACCTGCGCCCGACGGACGTTTCTCGGACCTCTCGATGCTCGCCCCGGTGAAGGACTATCCCGCCCGCCACACTTCGACGCTGCTCGCGTTCGAGGCTGTGACCGCGGCTGTCCGTCAGGCTGTCGAGGCTTCAGGCGCGCGAACTAGTCCCGCCGGCGCGGTTTGATCGGGCCCCGCTTGGGGGCCGATCGCATCTCATCTGACCCGCGGCCGCAGCCGGCATGAGCCTTTACGAAACCTGCGTCAGGGGC
This is a stretch of genomic DNA from Phenylobacterium immobile (ATCC 35973). It encodes these proteins:
- a CDS encoding DUF6880 family protein, giving the protein MAKGAAKGPTVASLKKVTPENLASLGVERLAELLVSVAETRPDLKRRLRMELAANQGPEHLAAEIDKRLGSLQTSRGHVVWRQKPAFVRDLDALRRLIAERLTELDPAAALDRLWLFLQTAQPVARRFRDRDRDGAVAAAYVRAAADLGRLLADQDPHLAANALIDAVAADPEPWAVWAPETLRESSAAMAAVALKAARGRLGGAAPSLAVVRALAQAAGDLDALRGSWSLQALANPSVAAALAPQFLAAGRVGEAGEILRAAAPQPTGPSGRLPPPDFAWESAWIDYLDQAGETAAAQDVRWASFERTLDVDRARSFTTRLADFDDVEAEGRAFAYAAAHTDFERGLGFLMAWPALAEAARMIAARPDDLDIDPAQAELWAAQLRRRFPAAAHRLLRAAAAAAFRRREFKLCDRLTEEADTIIL
- a CDS encoding PAS domain-containing protein; this encodes MPLTPFDPKAADAGRALTALQQMPGFVAVLAGPDHRFEYVNDAYLALTGDRDLIGRPVREVFPELEGQGYFDLLDQVFQTGQPFNALARPVRMGSHVAPRHVDFLYQALRDSAGAVTGVFVGGYDVTAAVQAQQRLAALAELSDILRELDDPAALPHAVCEILGRNLGVDRVGYGVIDDEAETLHVDRDWTAPGVDSLAGVTRLRDYGSFIESLRRNEFIAICDVREDPRTAASAAALEGRSARSFVNVPVVERGRLVAVLFVNHGTVRDWGADELSLIRDVAERTFAAVERYRSSAALRASETRYRTLFEAVDVGFCVVEMKFDETGSPIDYRLVEINPAFERQTGLHGAAGGWVSEVAPGLERHWFETYGRVARTGEAVRFENQAIPFGRWYDVHAFPAGEPGQNRVAILFNDITERRAAETAMLNLNAQLETRAAERLAERDQLWALSQDMLARADFTGMMISVNPAWSHVLGWSEQELLSRGYATFMHPEDEGPTLDALARMGASGQPTRFENRIATADGGWRWIEWVVTPESDGVNFIANGRDISEAKAREAQLTAARAALRESQKMEAMGQLTGGVAHDFNNLLTPIIGSLDMLQRHSVGGAREQRLIGGALQSAERAKTLVQRLLAFARRQPLQPTAVDVGALVRGMSDLIVSTSGPNVQVRADIHPVLPAAKADPNQLEMAVLNLAVNARDAMPTGGVLTISADEPGQLAARPESLAPGRFLRLCIADTGVGMDQETLRRATEPFFSTKGVGKGTGLGLSMVHGLASQLGGVLAIASAPQAGTRVELWLPVADEAPAPAEVAPDIGEGIWAGRVLLVDDEEVVRASTADMLIDLGYQVVEAASAEEALAMMERGQAFDLVLTDHLMPGLSGADLAIQVRARWPGRIVLLISGFAEAESLSADLPILTKPFRQSELARTLHELSTVGRRA
- a CDS encoding GFA family protein, whose amino-acid sequence is MRQGSCLCGKVTFKVEGQLAPPDACHCTACRKQSGHVFASTDASKASLSVRGEAHVTWYQSSAKVRRGFCSSCGSTLFWDPVERDWIAIAMGAFDGSTGVALKAHIFTADKGDYYEIADGLPQNPQ
- a CDS encoding SDR family NAD(P)-dependent oxidoreductase, translated to MDLKLNGKRAIVTGASRGIGKVVARLLAEEGCSVVIVGRQQPPLDAAAAELSQRGGGPVHAVVADVGEDGSVSALVGQAVSLMGGVDILVNCAAAWTPGGPGIGGASMAGLAANLNIKLLGYMRMAQAVAPLMVGAGWGRIINIGGASTRSAGSYPATIRNAAITGLTGNLADELGASGVTVNVVHPGPTVTEEREPEAGDGARLNNIGRMPTAEEVAYVVTMLASPLSTAVNGESILASGGLRGAIAY
- a CDS encoding tetratricopeptide repeat protein; protein product: MRLILLGIVTMGAALGPIVAAAQSVPDLPAAMRPAVKTPEAVGLDGREFFPPPTSPAAKAVLDANLAATTLDFIRAPDDAQRILWLGRRLGYMARFQDAIVVFSRGAEKFPDDARFLRHRGHRYVSTRQFDKAIADFQRAAALMANRPDEEEAVGSASATRSGTLKFNIYYHMGLAYFLKGDFEQALSAYRECMKYRSDEESLVAISDWTYMTLRRLGRDTEAKAFLKPIVPGMAIKDNISYYQRLLMYKGLLKPEQVLAADETDPVQIATQGYGVGNFYLVKGDTAKATEIFRRVVAGSEWGAFGFIAAEADLARMK
- a CDS encoding glutathione S-transferase family protein, producing MITVFGEGRGFRVVWLLEELGLAYRLRPVDLLAGVKDDAEFLAINPAGFIPAIQDGEVVMVESIAIMEYLLARYGAATTLAPAPKDRDFPAYQQFLHLGEAGLAASIYFVNGARNIAPEAERDNWSARQALYVFRTRLTLVTARLANAPYMAGEIFTAADISVTYALQLAQRTVGYPLGEVELAYIARTSARPGYQQAMATCHATRGWVEGLAAS